The nucleotide sequence TATTCTTGGCCTTCGAATAATTTCTTTTTATCGCCTAACTTGCCAAGACGAACGTTCTGACTTAAAAGCCAATCTATGTAGACCATCGGAAAGGACTGTCCGATCTTCTTAAACAGGAAGTCGGAGAATTTCAATCTCATGTGCACCAAGGTCTCTTTCTCTTCCGTCTTGATAAAGATCCGATTGTCCACCTCGGAAATTCCATGGATCTCCAATTGTGTCTTCTGGAATCCTCTCATGGAAAGCATTTCGAACATGCCGGATTCTTGTAGTAATTCGTCTACTTCCTTGGCGGAGAAACGATTGAAAAGCGTATCCTCGATCCCTAAATGCGTCTTGAATTCTCGATTTACATCGATCAAACCCAATGCCTCTGGATCGATATAGCTCTGGCCTGCGGGGGCCTTGTCTGAACCGGAAAATATACTCATCTCTAAATTAAAGAGGCGAAAACCCGGATCGTATTGAAATGGATCCGGACCGTATCATGGAAGTTACGAGCGTATCCACCTGCTGGCATGATCACCACCGGAACATCCAAGGAATCGGCAAAGGCTTTCACCATCCTATCTCTATTTTTTAGCCCTTCGAAAGTAAGCTTCAGATCACCTAACGAATCGTCTTCGAAAGGGTCTGCTCCGGCAAAATAGAAGATGAGATCCGGTTTAAATTCCGCGCGGATCTTCTCCAAAGCTTGCTCCAAAAGGGACATGTATTGTTTATCCCCAGTGCCGTTGTCTAAGGGAATATCTAAATTCGACTTTTCTTTCTTCGGATATAAGTCTTCTTGGTGCATGGAAAACGTCCAAACAGACTTGTCGCCCTGAAAAATTTTAGCGTTCCCGTTCCCCTGATGAAGGTCCAGATCTATGAATAAAACCTTTCTATCCGGATATTTTTTCAGATAAAGTTTCGTCGCAATGGCCGCATCGTTCAAATAGCAGAAACCTTCCGCACGATCGGGCATGCTATGGTGAAATCCCCCGCCGATATGATATACATATTTGTAATTCTCGATGGTTTCCGCCGCAAGGACCGTTCCTCCCACTCCCAGGCAAAAACTTCTCACAATCGCATGATTGAGGGGAAGTTCAGAATACATGGTCCGGTCCGTGTATCTAAGATTCATAAAGTCTGAAATAAATTCGGGAGTATGAACTAGACTCAGTTCTTCCTCTCCGACCGGAGCAGGCTGAAGAGCAGGCAAAGAAGAAAGTTTAGGATCTTCCTTGACTAGATTGTATATCATTGCGTATTTACGTGCGGGGAATACGTGAGGACCTAGATCCATATTGTATTCCGGATGATAAATTAATGCGAGCCGTTCTAACTGTTGTCGCAAGGGCGATTGCCTTTTTTTTCCCAAGCTTACCCTTCCGTTTCGCCCCGTAAAGAACGAAATCGCATTCTTAAATACGTCCAAATTTTCGGAGGTTCCCATACATGTTTAGCCCGGAAAAGAAAACGAAAATGGTCTGTACCATAGGTCCCTCATCCTCGGATGAAATTATTCTCACAGCACTTCTCCGCGCCGGGATGGACATCGCCAGGATGAATTTCTCCCACGGAACTCACGAAGATCATAAGCAAGTCTTCCAAAAACTCCGCAAATGCGAATCCGAATCAGGAGTCCCTTTAGGGATCATGGCGGATCTGCAAGGTCCGAAGATCCGCACAGGAAAACTCCGAGTTCCCCAGATCGAATTAGAAAAGGGGAATAAGATCAGACTCTTAGCGGACATGGAATACTTAGGCGATTCCGAAGCGATCGGAACCACCTATCCAGCTATGATCGAAGATCTTCGTTCGGGAGACAAACTTTTAGTCGATGACGGTAAACTCGTACTAGAAGTTGAATCC is from Leptospira langatensis and encodes:
- a CDS encoding histone deacetylase family protein produces the protein MRQQLERLALIYHPEYNMDLGPHVFPARKYAMIYNLVKEDPKLSSLPALQPAPVGEEELSLVHTPEFISDFMNLRYTDRTMYSELPLNHAIVRSFCLGVGGTVLAAETIENYKYVYHIGGGFHHSMPDRAEGFCYLNDAAIATKLYLKKYPDRKVLFIDLDLHQGNGNAKIFQGDKSVWTFSMHQEDLYPKKEKSNLDIPLDNGTGDKQYMSLLEQALEKIRAEFKPDLIFYFAGADPFEDDSLGDLKLTFEGLKNRDRMVKAFADSLDVPVVIMPAGGYARNFHDTVRIHFNTIRVFASLI